The Thermodesulfobacteriota bacterium genome includes the window GCGCGTTGTGCGCGAGTTGAAGACACGGCTCGCGGTCGGACCGTTTGGCGCTCATCGTAGTCTCCTCTCCGGATCAGGGCCCGCCGAGACCGGGGGGTAGGCCGCCTCGGATCGGCAGGTCGGCCGGACTGAGCGAAGGTGCACCCGGTGAACCGCCGCCGATGGAGGCCGGGGAGCGACCGAGAAAGCGGCTTCCTCGCTGCGGGCCCAGACGTCCTCCCAATGTGATCTTCCCCATCAGGCCCAGAGCCTCGTCCAAGGACTTGTCCCCGATCGATAGGAACGTGGCCGCGTCCCTTCCCAACCAACGGTCGACGTTTCCCATCGTGAGCGACCCCTCGTGGGTCACGCCCGCGTGGAAGGTGTGCCGGTTGTCGAAGTCGTCGGAGACGGCGCCGCTTCGGCTCTGGCGGAAGAGCTCGAACTGGGTGATGGGGGTCCTCTGGATGGTGGTGACGCCGGCCAGCGGGTCTCCGGTGGTCTCGGTGAGGACCCGCTCCCGGTGCCCGGCCATGACGTCACCGGTCCGCGGGTGGCGGTACTCGACCCGGTGGCCGTCGAGGTCGGTGACCTCCCGGTAGTCCTGCTCCCGGCGGAAGTCGCCGATCTCTGTGCGGTCCCCCTCCTGGAGGACGTCGCCCTTCACGAACTCGTCCCCCACGCGGGCCGAGTCGCCGATCCGGAAGTGGTCCCCTTCCACGTGGTCCGAGCCCTTCCGGGTGCGGGCGACGTCCACCTCCGAGGTCGTCACGCCGCGGGTCGTCTCCAGGAAGGCGAGCTCGTAGTTCCGGTCGAGGACCCAGCTCGCGCTCTCGCCGGCGGCCACGCGCTGGCGTCGGCCCTGGGCACCGAGCATCCGGTTGAAGGCGTCGGCCATCTCCGGCGTCAGGGCGCCGTGCCCGAGCCGGTAGCCCATGGCCTGGAGCTCTTCCAGGGGGACCCCGAGCCGCCCGGCCATGGCCCGCTTCTCCCCCTCCCGGACGATCTCGTGCTGGCCGCCGAAGAACTGGGCGGCGGCGATCCGCTCGCTGCCCCACTTTCTATGGGTTAGGGCGTCGCCGACCTGCCGGGCGACCCCGGCCGCCGCGCTGCGCTCCACGAACTCGTCGTCGGTGAGCCCTAGTTCCCCCGCGGTTCGCGGCACGGCCCGGGCACCGTAGAAGGCGCGCTGGGCCGCCAGCCGCCCGGTCCGTCGCCCGAACTCCCGGTCGGACACGTCCCGGCTGTCCCGCCAGGCGAAGTCGGCCCCGTCGCTCTCGTAGGCGGTCTTTCCCTTCCGGCGGGCCCGGTCGGCCGCGTCCTCGGGCGTGAGGCCTAGGGTGCCCTCATGGGCAGTGGACGAGGCCGCGCCCTTGGCCTTCGCGTCCCGATACCGGTCCGGTCCCCCGGCCGCCTGCACGCCTCGGATCTCCCCGCCCAGCCGGGCCGCGCTGATCGTTGCGCCCGAGCGCTCCAACTCCACCCGCCCGCCATGAAGGGATCCCTCCACGTCCCGGGCCTCGTGGTGGGCCACGCCCTCGATGGTGGAACCCCGGGCGACATGCCGGCTCCCGACGCGGGCTTCGTACCCCGTGTTCCCGAAGCCGGCGGCCCGTCCCGCCACGGTTCCCGCGTGCATGCGGGTCCCAGTGAAGGAGGTCGCGAAGGCGTCCTCGGGCCCGTCGAAGCCCAGGTTGGAGCCCAGGGTGGAGAAGCGCGCGTTGACCCCGGAGCCCACGACGTTGGTAAAGGTGTGCTTGCCACCGTTGTCCCAGGCCCGGCTTGCCACGGCGGCGTGCCCCACGGTGTCCAGGGTGTGGGCCCGGCCCTCCGGGGTGACGGCCGCCTGGCCGGCCGAGGCCCCCTGGTGCTGGACCGGCTGGGTCAGGTGGGAGGCCAGGGTCGCCAGGGCGTGGCCGCCGAAGCCGACGAGGGTGCTCGCGATTACCGAGGCGAGCACCGCCCCGGTCATGCGGATCAGGCCGTAGAGGGCGAGCGTCTTGGTGGTGACGTCCGGGAAGTTGAGCCAGGTGGCGAGGCCGAGCCCGCTCTGGCGGACCATCTCGAAGTACTGGTCGGCGTACTCCAGGGCGAAGCTGTGGGCTACGGCGTCGGTCACGCCCCAGGCGGCAAGGAAGACGAAGAGCCCGAGGAAGAGCGAGAGCACCCGCTTGAAGAAGGGCGATGGAAGGAAGAGCGCCAGGAACGGAAGCATCCCCACCGCCACCGAGGTCGTCACGGCGCGCACCACCGGGATCCATTCGTTGGCCACGACCCCGACCCCGAAGAGGGAGCTCCCGAGGTTCTTGTTCGCCTGGATCGAGACCGCCACCGAGGGCGCCCCCTCCTTCACGAACTCGAAGAGCTGCCGGGCGATGGTGCCCTGCTGGGAGACCCGCTCCGGGGTGATCCCCGCGAGCGCCGCGTACTCCGCCAGGGTGTTCGTCACCAGGGACCGGTACCGCGCGAGCTCGGCCGCGCTCGTCGGATCGAAGCCCGCGTTGGCCGCGGCCCGGCGGATGTCCTCGGCGTAGTTCCCCACATCGGCGAACCAGGCCCGGAGCTCTGCCCACGCGTCGGCGCAGGTGAGCGCCGTGCCGTTGGGGGTCGCGGCGTCGAAGTGGAGGCAGTAGACCGAGGGGCTCGCCGCCTCGGCCAGCTGGGGGAGGAAGTCCGTGGTGTTGTTGACCAGGTCCTCGATCCGAAGGGTGGTCCCGGGGCGGACGAGCTCGAAGGAGAGGCACTTCTCCACGTACTCCCCGAGGTTCTGGGTGAGGTAGGTGTCCTTCACCCCGCGCTGGAGGGTCTCCTGCACCCCGTAGAACCCGAGCCCCCCGGCCCCGTCCTTGTAGCCCACCCCGGCCG containing:
- a CDS encoding conjugal transfer protein TraG N-terminal domain-containing protein is translated as MHSRSVLPFFAALLGLGLLADTALAVDLEYYTYNGFEAVTLAFRRIALIFGARDFTKLFAIVCGAGIVFAGVAHYARAFVGFQASPFAWAGPILVGVALYLGLFASTGSLTVYDPVKNRFDRIDGIPDAIVLTAGALNKVERILVDVVDATAPAGVGYKDGAGGLGFYGVQETLQRGVKDTYLTQNLGEYVEKCLSFELVRPGTTLRIEDLVNNTTDFLPQLAEAASPSVYCLHFDAATPNGTALTCADAWAELRAWFADVGNYAEDIRRAAANAGFDPTSAAELARYRSLVTNTLAEYAALAGITPERVSQQGTIARQLFEFVKEGAPSVAVSIQANKNLGSSLFGVGVVANEWIPVVRAVTTSVAVGMLPFLALFLPSPFFKRVLSLFLGLFVFLAAWGVTDAVAHSFALEYADQYFEMVRQSGLGLATWLNFPDVTTKTLALYGLIRMTGAVLASVIASTLVGFGGHALATLASHLTQPVQHQGASAGQAAVTPEGRAHTLDTVGHAAVASRAWDNGGKHTFTNVVGSGVNARFSTLGSNLGFDGPEDAFATSFTGTRMHAGTVAGRAAGFGNTGYEARVGSRHVARGSTIEGVAHHEARDVEGSLHGGRVELERSGATISAARLGGEIRGVQAAGGPDRYRDAKAKGAASSTAHEGTLGLTPEDAADRARRKGKTAYESDGADFAWRDSRDVSDREFGRRTGRLAAQRAFYGARAVPRTAGELGLTDDEFVERSAAAGVARQVGDALTHRKWGSERIAAAQFFGGQHEIVREGEKRAMAGRLGVPLEELQAMGYRLGHGALTPEMADAFNRMLGAQGRRQRVAAGESASWVLDRNYELAFLETTRGVTTSEVDVARTRKGSDHVEGDHFRIGDSARVGDEFVKGDVLQEGDRTEIGDFRREQDYREVTDLDGHRVEYRHPRTGDVMAGHRERVLTETTGDPLAGVTTIQRTPITQFELFRQSRSGAVSDDFDNRHTFHAGVTHEGSLTMGNVDRWLGRDAATFLSIGDKSLDEALGLMGKITLGGRLGPQRGSRFLGRSPASIGGGSPGAPSLSPADLPIRGGLPPGLGGP